The DNA window GTCCGGCAGCCAGGTATGCAGCGGGAACTGGGCGCTTTTGCCGATACAACCGCAAAAGATGCCCAGGCCGGCCACGATCAGCAGCCAGTAACCGTAAGGGCTGTCGCCCAGCTTCTCGGATTTGGCCAGCACGCTTTGAAGTTGTTCGACTTCCGCCTGGTTGCCCTGCTTCTGGGCCACGGCGATTTCGCCACGGAGTTCGTGGCGGTATTTGACGGGATCTCGCCAGATCGGAATCTGGGATTCGATTTCGGCTTCGATTTGTTCGTGGGTTTGGCCGGCGCGGACGCCGTGGTAGACGATATCGGCGACTTCCTGCTGGGCGCCCAGGCGTACAAAACCAGCGGGCGTGTGGGGCGTGCCGCGGCTGACGCCGTTTTCATCAGTGTAAGGGGAGATCAGCAGGTGACCGTTCTCGGCGGTGCGAACCTGGCTGAAGATGCCTGGGGTGACCACTTCGTGACCCGCTTCGTCGGTGCGGGTGACATCGCCGAAGGAAAAGGTTCCCAGAGCGCTCCACAGAGCCATCAGGCCGATGATCATGCCAAAGTCGCCAACGCGGTTGACGATAAACGCCTTGTTCGCGGCGGTCGAGGCGCTCTTCCGTTCGACATAGTAGCCGATCAGAAAGTAAGAGCAGATGCCGACCAGCTCCCAGAAGCAGAACACCATCGCAATGTTGCCGGCCAGAACCAGGCCAAACATGCTAAAGCAGAACAACGACAGGTACTGGAAGAAGCGGGCGAACCGTCCCGGACGTTTCAGGTGGGAGCCATCCGACAACGTGACTTCGTGGTCGGTGACCTCGTGCAGTTCGTCGTGCATGTAGCCCACCGCATAAAAGTGGATGCACGAAGCAATCAGTGTCACCATGCAGAACATGATGATTGTCAAAGTGTCAATGTAATAGCTGATCGTCAGGCGCATTCCGCCGAAGTGGCCCAGGTCGTAATAGACGCCTGACAACTCACGTTTCGGCACAACTGGATGATCGCCGTGACCATGAGCGTCGTGACCATGAGCGTCGCTGTGACCGCCGCCTGCGGCGTGCGAATGATCCGCAGCTTCATGACCCGAATGATCTGCGTCGCTGTGATCCGCATTGTGGCCGGCCTCAGGCGACTGCGCCCGGACGACCATGGCGGTGCTGGCCTGGGAGGCATGCCCTGGCGCCTCCGGCGCGCTAGGATGGCTGCCGGGATAAAGCCAGATCGCCAGTGACAGGTACGAACAGACGGCCGCTCCCAGAATGGCAGGGATCGACACGCCCCAGGCGCCAGCTTTTTTCAGCCAGCGGCCTGCGACCAGGTTCACAGCGAAAGCCGCCAGCGGCAAGAGCCAGGCCGTTAGCAGCAGATACGGTAAAAAGGACGTTTGCATTAGCCTTTCAACTCGTCTGCGCGATCCACGTCGATGGTGGCGTGGTTGTTGTAAAAGTTAAGCGCGATCGCCAGGGCAACCGCCGCTTCCGCCGCCGCCAGCACGATCACAAACAGCGCGATCAACTGGCCGTCGAGTCCGATCGTTTCTTCCCGCAAGTACTTGCTGCCGAACGCCACAAAGTTAATGTTGGCGCCGTTGAGTACAAGCTCAACCCCCATCAGCACGCCGATCACATTGCGTTTGGTCGCCATGCAGACCACGCCAGTGACAAACAGCACTGCGCCGACAGCCAGGTAATGGGAAACCGTGATTTGTGCGAGCAAATCCATAATTGATCAATTGTGGGTGGCGAGTGAATCCATCTGGGAGCAAACGCTTTGCGGACCGCCCGAGCAGATCGCGACCAGGGTGATAGCAACCGGCACAAGGGCCGCCGCCAGGAAGATCGCCGCCGCCAGCACGCTGAGTCCGCCCACCGCCAGTAACGCCGCCTGGGCGACCGCAATCAGCACCAGGGCGTACAGGCCCCAGCGTTGCCAGGCGTAAATCGCCATCAGCACGACCACGTTCACCAGAAACAGCAAACCTGTGAGGAACACCGCGTTGGTCTCCAGCGACTCTCCGAAGCCGGCGACAAAGGCAACAATGCGACCCGAAAATAACAGACAAAGCAGGCCGAGAACTGCGTTCGCGACCGCCCCGCCCAATAGCATGCCGGTAATGGCGGCCGGACGATTACGGGGGCCACGCGCCGCTTGCGGCAGGGCCGGACCGGTCGAACGTCGCTTGGTGCGGGCCAGATAGCTCGCACCGATCAGCACCACCAGCAGATGCATCGAAACAATTTCAAAAGGCAGCAGGTAACCCGACATGCCTTTTCGCAATTCCGGATTGGCTTGCTCGTTCTTGTCGATACGACCGCCCGTCACTGCCAGGCCGATCGGCGTGGCGGACTTGGAGTCGGCGATCACGACCGAATCATAGTTTTCACGCGGCGTGCTCCAGCTTTCCACCTGAAAGGCGGCAAACAGCAGGAGCAGCAGCATGGAGCCGCCGACAATCACGGCCAGCACCCACTCGCCGCCGCCGGTCTTCATGGAAATGAAGGAGTCGCGAGCGGTGAGCATCACACCAAAAATCAACAGCACCAGCGTGCCGCCGACATAAATCATCAATTGCATGGCGCCGACAAATTCGGCCCCCGCCAGAAAGAACAGACCTGCCGTCGCTCCCAGCGAAATGACCAGATAAAACGCCATCCGCACCACATTCGAGGTGAACAGCACGGCCAGGCCAAATACGCACGCAACCAGCGCGAACAGCGTGAAGAAGAACGGGTGCCAGTCAAGCGACGCCATCAACATCATCGTTCACCCCCTTGCGAGGCAGTTTCCAGGGCGACGGGGCCGGATTCTTTTTCCGGGGCCGGGGCGGAGGCTTCCTCAACGACCCAGGTCTCGCGAACATTGCCTGCCGGCACGGCGCCGGTTCCCATGCCGTCGTCCAGACCTTTCGGCGTGACGCCTTGCATCAGCACGGACCAGCCCACGACGCCCAGGAAGCAGATCGCCGCCAGCGGAACACAGTATTTGAGGCAGGTCGCCATCACCTGGTCAATTCGCAAACGCGGCAGGGTCCAACGAACCCAGATCATCACGATCACGGCCAGCGAGGCCTTGGTCATAAAGTTAATGCAACCGAACAGGTTGGCAATGTAATGCAGTACAGGGTGGGCGTCGGGCGCTGTCCATCCAAGCATGTGGAAGATGGGGATCGGCCCATTCCAGCCGCCGAAAAACAGGATCGCGGCCAGGCCGCCGACCAGGAACATCGAACCGTATTCCGCCATGAAGAACACGCTCCATCGCAGACCCGAGTATTCCGTATGGAAACCGGCGACCAGTTCGCTTTCTGCTTCCGCCAGATCGAACGGGGCGCGGTTCACGCTGGCGACCGCACAGGTAAAGTACACCCAGAACACCACAAAGGTGAACGGGTCATGAAACACCCACCAGTTATTGAAGAAGCCCGCCTGCATGTTGCCGATCGTCACCAGATTCATGGTGCCGGAGAGCAGCACGGGAATCACCACGCACAGGCCCAGCGGCACTTCGTAGCTGACCACCTGGGCCGCTTCACGCATGCAGCCGAACAGCGACCACTTGGAGCCTGAAGCATAGCCGGCCAGGATCACGCCGAAGACTTCGATGCCCAGCACCGCCAGAATAAAAAACACGCCGACGTTGACCGACTGGGCGACCCAGCCGTTGGAAAACGGCAAAGCCATAAAGGCCGTGTAACTGGCGGCGAAACTGATGTAAGGAGCCAACTTGAAGAGCAGGCGATCGGCTTGACCGGGCGTGACGTCTTCCTTGGCGATCAACTTGATGCCGTCGGCCAGGCCCTGCAGCCAGCCGAACGCTC is part of the Lignipirellula cremea genome and encodes:
- the nuoH gene encoding NADH-quinone oxidoreductase subunit NuoH; the protein is MTMAEIFNSYMPAWMPDAVGYLAVAGLHCFLLINVVAVGALVFIWMERKVSGRIQDRLGPTRVGGAFGWLQGLADGIKLIAKEDVTPGQADRLLFKLAPYISFAASYTAFMALPFSNGWVAQSVNVGVFFILAVLGIEVFGVILAGYASGSKWSLFGCMREAAQVVSYEVPLGLCVVIPVLLSGTMNLVTIGNMQAGFFNNWWVFHDPFTFVVFWVYFTCAVASVNRAPFDLAEAESELVAGFHTEYSGLRWSVFFMAEYGSMFLVGGLAAILFFGGWNGPIPIFHMLGWTAPDAHPVLHYIANLFGCINFMTKASLAVIVMIWVRWTLPRLRIDQVMATCLKYCVPLAAICFLGVVGWSVLMQGVTPKGLDDGMGTGAVPAGNVRETWVVEEASAPAPEKESGPVALETASQGGER
- a CDS encoding NADH-quinone oxidoreductase subunit J family protein — its product is MASLDWHPFFFTLFALVACVFGLAVLFTSNVVRMAFYLVISLGATAGLFFLAGAEFVGAMQLMIYVGGTLVLLIFGVMLTARDSFISMKTGGGEWVLAVIVGGSMLLLLLFAAFQVESWSTPRENYDSVVIADSKSATPIGLAVTGGRIDKNEQANPELRKGMSGYLLPFEIVSMHLLVVLIGASYLARTKRRSTGPALPQAARGPRNRPAAITGMLLGGAVANAVLGLLCLLFSGRIVAFVAGFGESLETNAVFLTGLLFLVNVVVLMAIYAWQRWGLYALVLIAVAQAALLAVGGLSVLAAAIFLAAALVPVAITLVAICSGGPQSVCSQMDSLATHN
- the nuoK gene encoding NADH-quinone oxidoreductase subunit NuoK — translated: MDLLAQITVSHYLAVGAVLFVTGVVCMATKRNVIGVLMGVELVLNGANINFVAFGSKYLREETIGLDGQLIALFVIVLAAAEAAVALAIALNFYNNHATIDVDRADELKG
- a CDS encoding NADH-quinone oxidoreductase subunit 5 family protein; protein product: MQTSFLPYLLLTAWLLPLAAFAVNLVAGRWLKKAGAWGVSIPAILGAAVCSYLSLAIWLYPGSHPSAPEAPGHASQASTAMVVRAQSPEAGHNADHSDADHSGHEAADHSHAAGGGHSDAHGHDAHGHGDHPVVPKRELSGVYYDLGHFGGMRLTISYYIDTLTIIMFCMVTLIASCIHFYAVGYMHDELHEVTDHEVTLSDGSHLKRPGRFARFFQYLSLFCFSMFGLVLAGNIAMVFCFWELVGICSYFLIGYYVERKSASTAANKAFIVNRVGDFGMIIGLMALWSALGTFSFGDVTRTDEAGHEVVTPGIFSQVRTAENGHLLISPYTDENGVSRGTPHTPAGFVRLGAQQEVADIVYHGVRAGQTHEQIEAEIESQIPIWRDPVKYRHELRGEIAVAQKQGNQAEVEQLQSVLAKSEKLGDSPYGYWLLIVAGLGIFCGCIGKSAQFPLHTWLPDAMEGPTPVSALVHSATMVAAGVYLVGRFYPVFTPEVLLVISIVGAITLFMAATIAIVATDIKRVLAYSTISQLGYMMLALGVGGWVAGLMHLVTHAFFKSLLFMCSGSVIHAVHTNEMPQMGGLLKKMPITAITMLIGCLAISGASIPFVIGLSGYYSKDKILEQLFWHAQSNESAYLAILFAVAAGGAAITAFYMFRLWFMTFMGKPRDHHAYDHAHESPRIMTAPLMILAFFAITVAWAGDWEWAGPLHDIALENLLEGARPPGTLADTPSVLGALSIVNEHGSHAAAVRIPVTLLAFGTAISGIALAACFYWLGYLDPADARRQFAPIYRFLWNKWYFDELYDFLFVRPTQVIGGLASRFDRRCIDGFIDGLARNTRRFSEGWEFFADRGVVDGTANLIARWTYDTGLALRNVQTGRLRQYVMFIVVGVVAVFLLISFFWSSSLAR